A genomic segment from Pangasianodon hypophthalmus isolate fPanHyp1 chromosome 25, fPanHyp1.pri, whole genome shotgun sequence encodes:
- the LOC128317475 gene encoding uncharacterized protein LOC128317475 has product MVLQCFALLVFFLSRSHGHTEFIYTAKEEVKLFCRTNTWQISTKSNHSIDVNCTVECVHGEPLKLNNNLKSCSNKHSDKVGEKCPLIASSGFFRCVTALDSGLLFPFKPSPNTVTSYIVATANEEMTTKSEERSSVELTEGEEILLNCSVIFTEEYNSRDFVVYWIKTIEKNSNCVYSYDFDMYNGIEYNHHCNVQEEVLSRISNQTEGQNRNIHNIRISNVTESDAGQYLCALQMHTNDKTKGMWKIINNITVSVHKDKASEIAANSADDESYGDKSSTNVESLIRLCVTLPIILGVPVAVIVVYLRKKFKTSPRSQAMELQIMQQ; this is encoded by the exons ATGGTGTTGCAGTGTTTTGCCCTTCTGGTTTTTTTCCTCAGTAGGAGCCATG GACATACTGAATTCATTTATACAGCAAAGGAAGAAGTAAAATTGTTTTGCAGAACCAACACATGGCAAATAAGCACAAAGTCTAACCACAGCATTGATGTGAATTGCACAGTGGAGTGTGTTCATGGTGAACCACTCAAACTTAATAATAACCTGAAATCCTGCTCAAATAAACATTCAGACAAAGTTGGTGAAAAATGTCCGCTAATAGCGAGCAGTGGATTTTTTCGATGTGTTACTGCTCTGGATTCTGGTTTGTTGTTTCCATTCAAACCGTCTCCCAACACTGTCACCTCATACATAGTCGCTACTGCAAATGAAGAAA TGACAACCAAGTCTGAGGAAAGATCTTCAGTCGAGCTAACTGAAGGTGAAGAAATACTTTTAAACTGCAGTGTCATCTTTACAGAAGAATATAACAGCAGGGATTTTGTCGTGTACTGGATCAAGACCATTGAAAAGAACAGTAACTGTGTGTATTCTTATGATTTTGACATGTATAATGGTATAGAGTACAATCACCACTGCAATGTGCAAGAAGAAGTGCTTTCCAGGATCTCAAACCAAACTGAAGGACAGAACAGAAACATCCATAACATCAGGATCAGTAACGTAACAGAGTCAGATGCTGGACAATATCTTTGTGCcttacaaatgcacacaaatgaTAAGACAAAAGGAATGTGGAAGatcataaataatattacagtCAGTGTACATAAAGACAAAGCATCTGAAATAGCTGCAAACAGCGCTG ATGACGAATCTTATGGAGACAAAAGCAGTACTA ATGTTGAGTCTCTCATCCGCTTATGTGTTACACTGCCAATAATACTGGGTGTTCCGGTAGCTGTTATCGTGGTATATTTACGGAAAAAGTTTAAAACTTCACCAA gATCTCAGGCCATGGAACTGCAAAT AATGCAACAGTGA